A region from the Sphingomonas sp. S2-65 genome encodes:
- a CDS encoding BNR-4 repeat-containing protein, whose translation MSLALGLFRLGVSSSVRAAAAGGASSPPRTPYTGPDYLISNGATSVFYGHVIEPSAVHYADLNTTLICYEIEQAASSRRQMLLAVNAATGAVLGTYNLELSNAIANEDHLIAALWRAPDGRFWSFGNAHATAIRISRSNAVNDYTAWTSHGSLGASLSYPNPVGVDAGLWLFARKQSGSQPNTMPLVRYRFTSVSGATMTPTAPTEESCIEFGTDARVYQFGAAERGRKIIKLLQWANYDDTARRDQYFIVFDKDAPHQVSNLAGTRTDTLPLTDKAILDTYYREIDQSAAGAWSGHAHFCVDRAGDIWCAYLDYVSAADGLADPRNVIVRKFDMAAKVWGPPERVSSVRANGRYTAVAVGQAPDGSIEVFYAGVPTFANRWGRAGDMIRAVRSPGGAWSSARLKQLTSKSLLPYDRAMMVKDGHPNLRMVFAEAAMSPPVGNTAGASSLNMHGGICKLFAWGAGGLIETKRSGIHPQTALAIARDPTLDNDDDKRSLDEFFDGIYDNGVQADVGAVLVERFSRFSVTAAYDQPLAPVGGFGTWVRGVGFPRTGGPGYVTLTGYTPRSPMTGTASGLGLINSGEGRSDGWDAGFVSSASQPFAIRIRGTDDKCAVQLQGVTHVGGTVATTAVGKRHFRRTGGTSAEVWTNGVQSTPGNAAVAGVPDGDLRLYGLDASSVPGPRKIEVFYEGNGMNDLMSNVVANSARRLAKAAGADV comes from the coding sequence ATGAGCCTCGCTCTTGGGCTATTCCGGCTCGGCGTATCTTCGTCGGTCCGTGCGGCTGCAGCAGGCGGCGCGTCATCACCACCGCGCACGCCATACACCGGTCCGGACTACCTGATCAGCAATGGAGCGACGTCGGTCTTTTACGGCCACGTAATTGAGCCTTCGGCAGTCCACTATGCCGATCTGAACACGACGCTGATCTGCTATGAGATCGAGCAGGCAGCCTCTTCCCGCCGCCAAATGCTCCTTGCGGTGAACGCGGCAACTGGTGCGGTTTTGGGCACCTACAATCTGGAGCTGAGCAACGCGATCGCAAACGAAGACCATCTGATCGCGGCGCTCTGGCGTGCGCCCGATGGCCGGTTCTGGTCCTTCGGCAATGCACACGCCACGGCGATCCGGATTTCGCGCAGCAACGCCGTGAACGACTATACCGCCTGGACCTCGCACGGGAGTCTCGGCGCGAGCCTATCCTACCCGAACCCGGTCGGCGTTGATGCCGGCCTTTGGCTGTTCGCTCGCAAGCAGAGTGGCAGCCAGCCAAATACCATGCCGCTCGTCCGCTACCGTTTCACAAGCGTCAGCGGCGCCACCATGACGCCAACCGCTCCGACCGAGGAGAGCTGCATCGAATTTGGGACGGACGCGCGCGTCTACCAGTTCGGAGCGGCCGAGCGCGGTCGGAAGATCATCAAGCTCCTGCAGTGGGCGAACTATGACGACACGGCCCGGCGAGACCAATATTTTATCGTGTTCGACAAGGACGCTCCGCACCAGGTCAGCAACTTAGCGGGCACCCGGACGGACACGCTTCCGCTTACGGACAAGGCAATCCTCGACACCTACTATCGCGAGATCGACCAATCGGCAGCTGGAGCATGGAGCGGACACGCACACTTCTGCGTCGACCGCGCCGGAGACATTTGGTGCGCCTACCTTGACTATGTGTCGGCCGCCGACGGGCTTGCCGATCCCAGGAACGTGATCGTGCGGAAGTTCGACATGGCTGCAAAGGTTTGGGGGCCTCCAGAGCGGGTCAGCAGCGTCCGGGCGAATGGCAGATACACGGCCGTGGCGGTCGGACAGGCGCCCGACGGCAGCATTGAGGTCTTCTATGCCGGTGTGCCCACCTTCGCCAACCGATGGGGTCGCGCTGGCGATATGATTAGGGCAGTCCGGTCTCCGGGCGGCGCCTGGAGCTCGGCCCGGCTCAAGCAACTCACCTCGAAGAGCCTGCTGCCCTATGACCGCGCGATGATGGTCAAGGACGGCCACCCGAACCTGCGGATGGTCTTTGCCGAGGCTGCAATGTCCCCGCCGGTCGGGAACACTGCCGGCGCGTCGAGCCTCAACATGCATGGTGGCATCTGCAAACTGTTCGCCTGGGGCGCGGGCGGCCTCATCGAAACGAAGAGGTCTGGCATCCACCCTCAAACCGCTTTGGCGATCGCGCGTGACCCCACGCTCGACAACGACGACGACAAGCGTTCGCTGGATGAGTTCTTCGACGGGATCTACGATAATGGCGTCCAGGCCGATGTCGGAGCAGTCCTCGTTGAGCGCTTCTCCCGATTCTCAGTGACCGCCGCGTATGATCAGCCCCTGGCGCCGGTCGGCGGCTTTGGCACATGGGTACGCGGCGTCGGGTTCCCTCGCACCGGCGGTCCGGGCTACGTCACCCTCACGGGCTATACTCCGCGCTCGCCGATGACCGGAACGGCAAGCGGGCTGGGGCTGATCAACAGCGGCGAGGGCCGAAGTGATGGTTGGGACGCGGGCTTCGTCAGCTCAGCAAGCCAGCCTTTTGCCATCCGGATCCGCGGCACAGACGACAAGTGCGCGGTGCAGCTGCAGGGCGTCACCCACGTTGGGGGCACTGTCGCGACTACAGCTGTCGGCAAGCGGCACTTCCGCCGCACCGGGGGAACCTCGGCGGAGGTCTGGACCAACGGCGTTCAGTCGACGCCCGGAAACGCGGCAGTTGCTGGCGTCCCAGATGGGGACCTCCGGCTCTACGGCCTGGACGCGTCGTCCGTGCCTGGTCCGCGAAAAATCGAGGTCTTCTACGAGGGCAATGGGATGAACGACCTGATGAGCAACGTAGTCGCCAACAGCGCACGGCGGCTTGCTAAAGCGGCCGGAGCTGACGTCTAA
- a CDS encoding acyltransferase family protein: MSERERSENRVEWIDALRGVGIIFVVAGHVFSAPAAHHVIFLFHMPLFFFLSGFLFRPEPFRVLAKKRVRSLLIPYVAFLLLVTALDLVAFKFDNIHTLPLHPYSRFFGSLAFGGSLLTGSQGVAWFVPCLFLTTLAYAAAEQACGGPLKPATIAVVVALYLLSFLLPAGPSPLGSGQVPQALAFFWAGRAAQPAAWPGRGWAVGLAVFLAAAAFVPAIDMKYMQFGWPVVSALVALGAIAALTRAAQALASRQAINRAASALGRAALVIMFLHLFFVVHLRHVAPEPLIFILGLLAPFLAYLLLSKFEAGRFIFLGKSGGIGPTLKKPD, translated from the coding sequence GTGAGCGAAAGGGAGCGATCAGAAAACCGCGTCGAGTGGATCGACGCACTCCGAGGCGTCGGCATCATTTTTGTGGTTGCGGGGCACGTGTTCAGTGCGCCCGCGGCGCATCACGTGATCTTCCTCTTCCACATGCCACTGTTCTTTTTTCTCTCCGGTTTCCTCTTTAGGCCAGAGCCTTTCCGCGTCCTGGCGAAGAAGCGCGTCCGGTCGCTCCTCATTCCCTATGTCGCCTTCCTCCTGCTGGTCACCGCCCTCGACTTGGTCGCGTTCAAGTTCGACAACATCCACACGCTCCCCCTTCATCCGTACAGCCGCTTCTTCGGCAGCCTTGCATTCGGCGGGTCACTGCTGACCGGGTCCCAAGGCGTGGCGTGGTTCGTACCCTGCCTATTCCTGACTACGCTCGCCTATGCCGCGGCTGAGCAGGCCTGCGGTGGACCGCTCAAGCCCGCGACGATTGCCGTCGTCGTAGCCCTGTATCTGCTCAGCTTCCTGCTGCCGGCAGGCCCCTCGCCGCTCGGTAGCGGCCAGGTGCCTCAAGCACTCGCGTTCTTCTGGGCCGGCCGGGCAGCGCAGCCCGCTGCGTGGCCAGGACGGGGATGGGCCGTCGGGCTTGCCGTGTTCCTCGCCGCGGCTGCTTTTGTGCCTGCAATAGACATGAAGTACATGCAGTTCGGGTGGCCGGTCGTGAGTGCGCTAGTCGCTCTTGGGGCGATTGCGGCACTGACGCGCGCTGCTCAGGCGCTGGCCTCGCGCCAGGCCATTAACCGGGCCGCTTCGGCCCTGGGGCGCGCTGCGCTGGTCATCATGTTCCTGCACCTCTTCTTCGTGGTGCATCTCCGGCATGTGGCGCCTGAGCCCCTTATTTTTATCTTGGGGCTGCTCGCCCCCTTCCTAGCCTACCTGCTCCTAAGCAAGTTCGAAGCGGGGCGCTTTATTTTCCTTGGGAAAAGCGGCGGCATCGGGCCTACGCTTAAGAAGCCAGATTGA
- a CDS encoding DUF6961 family protein, which translates to MTPEEKRLAEALAVERIHGDKAVEFIASPVRELALVGDEAGVERWREIAAAYDFLNPPSPLVQ; encoded by the coding sequence ATGACCCCGGAAGAGAAGCGCCTGGCCGAAGCGCTCGCCGTCGAGCGCATCCACGGCGACAAGGCAGTGGAGTTCATCGCCAGCCCGGTGCGCGAACTGGCGCTTGTCGGCGACGAAGCGGGCGTCGAGCGGTGGCGCGAGATCGCCGCCGCCTATGACTTTCTGAACCCGCCCAGCCCCTTGGTTCAGTAA
- a CDS encoding DNA -binding domain-containing protein: protein MEILRVGDAIAAGASYHEMAVALYGEERVRAEWKGRSNFLMSGARRRAEDAARMAVGGWRALLRS, encoded by the coding sequence CTGGAGATACTACGTGTCGGCGATGCAATCGCGGCGGGCGCATCCTATCACGAAATGGCAGTCGCCCTTTATGGCGAGGAGCGGGTCCGCGCTGAATGGAAGGGACGCTCCAATTTCCTGATGTCGGGTGCCCGCCGGCGCGCGGAGGACGCTGCGCGCATGGCGGTTGGAGGCTGGCGAGCACTGTTGAGGAGTTGA
- a CDS encoding TetR/AcrR family transcriptional regulator, with amino-acid sequence MHSEALDGARRRGRPRNADLDDAIREAAWALIANVGCEALTFEAIAQAVGCSRSTLYRRFATKADMVSHMLDETARSFAPQLPPDAPPRELLLAHAATCSRMYAGSRGGALLHIAAAARRDATIARAFDAHQGLVAPHYRAPLRLLAAEACDASLDFALQTLMGSVVHHVATRRHKLSALEIERLVDAAISLANA; translated from the coding sequence ATGCATTCTGAGGCTCTAGACGGTGCCCGCCGGCGCGGACGCCCGCGCAATGCGGACCTCGACGACGCAATACGCGAGGCGGCATGGGCGTTGATCGCCAATGTGGGATGCGAGGCACTGACCTTCGAAGCAATCGCGCAGGCGGTGGGCTGCAGCCGATCGACGCTGTATCGCCGCTTCGCGACCAAGGCGGACATGGTTTCGCATATGCTCGACGAGACCGCGCGCTCGTTCGCGCCGCAGTTGCCGCCCGATGCGCCGCCGCGGGAGCTGCTGCTCGCGCATGCCGCGACCTGCTCGCGAATGTATGCGGGGAGCCGGGGCGGCGCGTTGCTCCACATCGCCGCGGCCGCCCGGCGCGATGCGACGATCGCCAGGGCATTTGACGCGCATCAGGGACTGGTCGCGCCGCATTACCGCGCGCCGCTGCGTCTCCTGGCAGCCGAGGCGTGCGACGCGTCACTGGACTTCGCCTTGCAGACGCTAATGGGCAGCGTCGTGCATCATGTCGCTACGCGCAGGCACAAGCTCTCCGCGCTCGAGATTGAGAGGCTCGTCGACGCTGCAATTAGCCTCGCCAATGCATGA